In the genome of Arachis hypogaea cultivar Tifrunner chromosome 9, arahy.Tifrunner.gnm2.J5K5, whole genome shotgun sequence, the window ttacaataataatttatgttaatttttgagCTGATTTTTGTAAATGGCGTATTAATTTTACATATTAACTTGGTAAGATTTGAATTTCTCATTTAGATTTCGTCTGATTAAAACTTATTATTAGAtctcttaaaaattttattgGCTTTCCAATATTCTCATGAGGACAATAATAATaagttcaatttaaaaattttgtggcTCTAAAAACAATAATCAAACTTTTAGAGTtctaatataaattttgattATATAGAATTTTAAGAGTAAACGAGATTAGCTCAAGGGTTAATGAGTTGCGATTATAAGATTTAGGATCCAATTTGAGTCCattaaaatttttaggaaaagtctaggggccagcaacttttgtgttttttggccagcacttaaccattaaaacaaaaataagtgATTTTTCaccattagatataatctcacaccattaaaaatactattgatgattaattgatagttacaaaatatcaaaattaCTGATCTCCTAACATTCTTCAAAATTTTAAGGATCAAATTAAATCcgactttaaattttaaaagccaaattaaatattaattcatATTTTATGCAATTTAATAAGATTTATATTCAGCGTAATCAAATTTACTTAaactaatttaatagttaatttattagtcTATTTAAATAACTCATTTTTAAAGTAACATATTAATCCTTAATCTGACTTCCATAACTAATTGTGTAATCAGATCTTCTCTTGAAATTTTGGTTATTTACGAAATTTGATCATATTTGTgaattaagtttaattatattgcTGATAAAAATTAGTTACATTAATGGTTTACAAAATGAGATTTGATTATTAACATGAATATAATCAAGTAAAACACTAGCTAATCATTTTCCCTAATATACACGAGTATGAGGGCACATGCAATTGTGAAGAAGGTGTTTGAAGCCGCCACCAAGTGGTCCAAACTGCTTTCACTCCTGCTGCCGCCGCCACTGCGCCCACCGACACTACCAATCTTGCCGGCTGAGCTCATAGAGCTAATCCTATTGAGGCTTCCAGCCAGGTCCCTTCTGAAATTCAAGAGAGTTTGCAAGTCATGGAAAACCCTAATCTCCAGCTCCGACTTCACCAAGAACCAAGTTCAACTTTCAATAATGGCGGAACCAGCCATTTCCGAAATACACTTGGTCTATACCAACCTTCTCCGACACAGCGACAGCAAAATTGGATTTATCTCCATTCAATCTCTGTTGGAGAACCTTTCTTTCGGTACCGAAGTGGTTTACTTCCCCATGGACGATTGCGTGAAAATTTTGGGCTCCTGCAATGGGTTTCTATGCTTAAACAATCATCCAAAAAACACTGATTTCAAAGTGAGGTTGTTGAATCCTTGCACTGGATTGGCGTCAGAATGGTTGACACTTTTCGCGTCAGACTATAACCAACGGAGACCTCCTATCACCAATTTTGGGTTTGGCTATGATCATGTCAATGACAAGTTCAAGATTCTCGCGGTTGTTGAGAGTTCTACCAGAATATACACTTTTGGCGAATATTCTTGGATATCCGTTCAGGATATTCCTCTCCATCCTCTTGAATGGAATGGAACATTTGTGACTGGCACTGGAACATTTAATTGGTTAGCTACTAAAATCGCATCCTTTATTACCTATCCTGTCCATCAAACTACGATAGTAGTTCTTTCTTTCAACTTTGGAAATAAGAGCTACGGTCAAATAGCATTGCCTAACTTTGAAGGCGGCATGATCCATCGTGAGCCTGTGTTGGTAACACTAAGGAATTCTCTGTGCGTTTGTCATGAATACAAGAAATCGGTGTGGGATTTGTGGATGATGAAGGAGTATGGAAATGAAGATTCTTGGACTAGAATGTTTGTGATCTCACATGATGAGGAGCTTATTCCTCGTGCTCATGGTATTGGTATAAGACCATTGCACATGATGGAAAATGATCTGCTGCTTGTTTTGGTAAGACCTCCTTGGTATCAATTAGCTGTGTATAATCCTGCAAATAAGGGTGATCGGTTTGGATATCCTGTGATCAACTACTACTCAAGTGATGATGACATGCCAAACTATAATAATCCTCGCGGATGCTTCTATGTTTATCGTGAAAGTTTGGTTTCCCCATCACACTATGGTCTTAAAACTGACCATGTGTGGCTTtgggatgatgatgacgatgacaaTTGATCAACCATTGCTTACCCTGTGTTGCTCTTTATCTTGATTGTTAGAAGCTTTAATTAGTCCTTATAGTT includes:
- the LOC112708737 gene encoding F-box/kelch-repeat protein At3g23880-like — protein: MRAHAIVKKVFEAATKWSKLLSLLLPPPLRPPTLPILPAELIELILLRLPARSLLKFKRVCKSWKTLISSSDFTKNQVQLSIMAEPAISEIHLVYTNLLRHSDSKIGFISIQSLLENLSFGTEVVYFPMDDCVKILGSCNGFLCLNNHPKNTDFKVRLLNPCTGLASEWLTLFASDYNQRRPPITNFGFGYDHVNDKFKILAVVESSTRIYTFGEYSWISVQDIPLHPLEWNGTFVTGTGTFNWLATKIASFITYPVHQTTIVVLSFNFGNKSYGQIALPNFEGGMIHREPVLVTLRNSLCVCHEYKKSVWDLWMMKEYGNEDSWTRMFVISHDEELIPRAHGIGIRPLHMMENDLLLVLVRPPWYQLAVYNPANKGDRFGYPVINYYSSDDDMPNYNNPRGCFYVYRESLVSPSHYGLKTDHVWLWDDDDDDN